In one window of Mytilus trossulus isolate FHL-02 chromosome 7, PNRI_Mtr1.1.1.hap1, whole genome shotgun sequence DNA:
- the LOC134725582 gene encoding noggin-2-like, with the protein MNLTSILQVIFVNYYCVLIWMIIKVESASSNKQYLDRLRAVDAHIPDNDNINDINFHTGSRPSPSDELPIPPLHENPDRAFDPSPQDLDYKANRKMLGKKFDRNFMQVVKPLEHIFHPDGMLNIRFRKGRPKGRRPEFIKDFGHKITFGDDIVKKLGVDKRTKKLMQKYLWNYTHCPLMYKWKDLGIRFWPRWIKEGSCYKGRSCSIPPGMQCKTKSSKPLTLLRWHCKDWNTDRKCKWIEIQYPIITECACSC; encoded by the coding sequence ATGAATCTTACCAGCATACTGCAGGttatttttgtgaattattATTGTGTTCTTATTTGGATGATCATAAAAGTGGAGTCTGCTTCCTCAAACAAGCAGTATTTAGACAGACTAAGAGCAGTAGATGCTCACATACCCGACAACGATAATATAAATGACATCAACTTTCACACAGGATCTCGACCGTCGCCATCAGATGAACTTCCCATTCCACCACTTCATGAAAATCCAGACAGAGCATTCGATCCTAGTCCGCAGGATTTAGACTATAAAGCAAATAGAAAAATGTTAGGGAAAAAATTTGACAGAAATTTTATGCAAGTTGTAAAACCATTAGAACATATTTTTCATCCAGATGGAATGTTAAATATACGATTCCGGAAAGGACGGCCGAAAGGACGTCGACCAGAATTCATTAAAGACTTCGGTCACAAAATTACATTTGGAGATgacattgttaaaaaattagGAGTTGATAAAAGAACTAAAAAGttaatgcaaaaatatttaTGGAACTATACACATTGTCCACTTATGTACAAATGGAAGGATTTAGGCATCCGGTTTTGGCCGAGGTGGATAAAAGAAGGATCGTGTTATAAAGGCCGAAGTTGTTCTATTCCTCCAGGAATGCAATGCAAGACAAAAAGTTCTAAACCACTGACATTGTTACGATGGCATTGCAAAGACTGGAATACAGACAGAAAGTGTAAATGGATAGAAATACAATATCCTATCATTACGGAATGTGCTTGTTCATGTTAG